A stretch of Flavobacterium sp. N1994 DNA encodes these proteins:
- a CDS encoding helix-turn-helix domain-containing protein, producing the protein MLYKHVWRRTTHIKIIQKQNDQIKNWCLFLYCSFVLIFIIRLVNIIIAHKIGNVSNDNLWMPALVWIAIFVKIILSPEILFGYDILNKTINSTTEKMVLNSVWNIEGTSLPISSNKDKKLEEKMKSLLMVYLHQIEELSFHTHTFRNPDLTIDDIAATLKIPNSHIHYIIKFHCNESFSDYKKIVRINDATKLLENGYLINHTVESLALKVGFSSYNTFIIAFKTITGVTTQEYVKRF; encoded by the coding sequence ATGCTTTATAAACATGTGTGGCGTCGCACAACTCATATTAAGATTATTCAAAAGCAAAATGACCAAATCAAAAACTGGTGTTTGTTTTTGTATTGTTCGTTTGTTTTAATTTTTATCATACGATTAGTTAATATTATAATTGCACATAAAATTGGAAATGTAAGCAATGATAACCTTTGGATGCCCGCTTTAGTTTGGATAGCTATTTTTGTAAAAATAATCTTGAGTCCCGAAATATTATTTGGTTATGACATTTTAAACAAAACTATAAATAGTACTACCGAAAAAATGGTACTCAATAGCGTTTGGAACATTGAAGGTACTTCTTTACCCATTAGCAGCAATAAGGATAAAAAACTGGAAGAAAAAATGAAATCATTGTTAATGGTATATCTGCATCAAATTGAAGAACTTTCGTTTCATACCCATACGTTCCGAAATCCCGATTTAACTATTGACGATATTGCAGCCACGTTAAAAATTCCTAACAGCCATATTCATTATATTATCAAATTTCATTGCAACGAAAGTTTTTCAGATTATAAAAAAATTGTGCGCATTAACGACGCTACCAAATTACTTGAAAATGGCTATCTTATAAATCACACGGTAGAATCTCTTGCATTAAAAGTTGGATTTTCTTCCTATAATACTTTTATTATTGCTTTTAAAACCATTACAGGAGTGACGACACAGGAGTATGTGAAGCGGTTTTAA
- a CDS encoding GatB/YqeY domain-containing protein codes for MSLATQIMDEMKNAMRTKDTIALEALRAIKSEILLAQTATGSKEEITEADEIKILQKLVKMRKDSATIFTTQNRPDLAEPELAQIAVIEKFLPAQLSEDEVEAIVAKIIAETGASGIASMGKVMGLASAQIGGSAEGKTISSIVKKLLV; via the coding sequence ATGAGTTTAGCTACCCAAATAATGGACGAAATGAAAAATGCTATGCGTACAAAAGATACCATAGCTTTAGAAGCCCTTCGTGCCATCAAATCAGAAATTTTATTAGCGCAAACTGCAACAGGCTCAAAAGAAGAAATTACAGAAGCCGACGAGATCAAAATATTGCAGAAATTAGTAAAGATGCGTAAAGACAGCGCGACTATCTTCACTACACAAAACCGTCCAGACTTAGCAGAACCAGAATTAGCACAAATCGCTGTCATCGAAAAATTCCTTCCAGCTCAATTATCAGAGGATGAAGTAGAAGCAATCGTTGCTAAAATCATTGCAGAAACTGGCGCGTCTGGAATAGCTTCTATGGGAAAAGTTATGGGACTAGCTTCAGCTCAAATAGGCGGTTCAGCAGAAGGGAAAACTATATCTTCTATTGTTAAGAAACTTTTAGTATAA